A segment of the uncultured Desulfobulbus sp. genome:
TCAGAAGTTGTTTTCATAGCTCACCCGCGCGGCAAATTCGGCTTGTTTGCCTTCATGCCAGTGTTGCACTGGCCGCAGGTACCCAACCACGCGGGAGTATATCTCCGTGCTGCTCCCGCAGTGGGGGCAGGTGGGCTGTTCCCCCGTCAGGTAACCGTGATCGGGACAGATGGAAAAGGTTGGGGTGAGGGTGAAGTATGGCAGCCGGTATTGAGTGCACACGGTTTTGATAAAGGACTTGACGGCCTGGGGATCAATAGCAGAGTCCCCAACAAAGCAGTGGACAACCGTGCCCCCGGTATACTTGGTCTGAAGCGGATCTTGATGATCCAAAAGCGTAAAAATATCGTCGGTATAATTGACAGGTAACTGAGTAGAGTTGGTGTAGATGGGAATCTTTTCCTCGCCAGTACAGGTAAGGGAGGCGCGCATTGCCGGAAAACGTTTGGCATCAAGTTTGGCTAAACGATGCCCGGTCCCTTCGGCGGGGGTTGCCTCCAGGTTGTATTGGTTACCGGTTTCCGCCTGAAATTCCTGGAGTCGAGTTCGCATGTGCTCAAGTATGCGCAGAGAAAAAACATGCCCCTGTTCGCTGCCAATGTCGACGCCCAGAAGGTTGAGGCAGGCCTCGTTGACCCCAATCAGCCCGATGGTGGAAAAATGATTTTCCCAGTAGTGCTGAAAACGATCATGAATGGCGCGTAGGTAAAAACGAATATAGGGGTAGAGCCCTTTTTCAGTAAAGTTCTCCAGGACTTTTCGTTTGGTTTCCAAAGAAATCTTTGCAAGAAGCATGAGCTTGTCAAGGCGCTTGAAAAAATCTGTTTTATCCTCTGCCTGGTAGCCAAGGGCGGCCATGTTGATGGTGACTACGCCAATTGATCCGGTGAGTGGATTGGCTCCAAAGAGACCTCCGCCACGCTTTGCAAGCTCGCGTGTATCGAGTCGCAGTCGACAGCACATAGAGCGGGCATCATCCGGGTGAAGATCGGAATTGATAAAGTTGGCAAAGTAGGGGATGCCGTAGCGGGCGGTGGTTTGCCATAATTTTTCAAGACTTGGATGGTCCCAGTCAAAATCGGCGGTGATGTTGTAGGTGGGGATGGGAAAGGTGAATACTCTGCCGCGTGCGTCTCCTTCGGCCATGACCTCTAAAAATGCCTGATTGAGCATGTTCATCTCATGCTGGTACTCACCATACACCGAATCCTGTTCCCGGCCACCGATGACGATGGGAGTGGATTTCAGGGTGGATGAGGGAATGAGATCCATGGTCAGGTTGGTAAAAGGGGTTTGAAAGCCAACTCTGGTGGGGACGTTGAGGTTAAAGATAAACTCCTGGAGCGCCTGCTTCACTTCCTTGAATTCCAACCGATCGTGCCGGATAAAGGGGGCGAGTAAGGTATCGAAGCTGGAAAAAGCCTGGGCTCCGGCTGCTTCCCCCTGGAGGGTGTAGAAAAAATTGACGATCTGACCAAGAGCACTGCGAAAATGGTGGGCCGGGGCACTTTCTGCCTTGCCCGGTGCTCCGGTAAACCCACTTAAGAGGAGGTCGCGCAGATCCCAGCCCACACAGTAAACCGAGAGCAGATTGAGATCATGAATGTGCAGATCTCCTTGAACGTGGGCCTGGCGTACCTCAGCAGAATAGATCTTATTGAGCCAGTACGTGCGGCTGAGCTCGCTCGAGATATAGTTGTTAAGCCCCTGAAGCGAGTAGGACATGTTGGAATTTTCCTGCACCTGCCAGTCAAGCCGCTGCAGGTAGCCATCGATGAGATCCAGATCGGTTTGGGTCACCATCTCACGGAGGCGGGCGTGCTGGTCCCGGTAAAGGATATAGGCCTTGGCTGTTTTTTTGAATGCAGAGGAGAGCAGGACCTCTTCCACCACATCCTGAACTT
Coding sequences within it:
- a CDS encoding ribonucleoside triphosphate reductase; its protein translation is MPQARLQSPAPFFSSIKKRDQRVVPFEATKITQALQKAGQATGEFSQPEARRLTMQVMAIAHSLIEDKTPTVEEVQDVVEEVLLSSAFKKTAKAYILYRDQHARLREMVTQTDLDLIDGYLQRLDWQVQENSNMSYSLQGLNNYISSELSRTYWLNKIYSAEVRQAHVQGDLHIHDLNLLSVYCVGWDLRDLLLSGFTGAPGKAESAPAHHFRSALGQIVNFFYTLQGEAAGAQAFSSFDTLLAPFIRHDRLEFKEVKQALQEFIFNLNVPTRVGFQTPFTNLTMDLIPSSTLKSTPIVIGGREQDSVYGEYQHEMNMLNQAFLEVMAEGDARGRVFTFPIPTYNITADFDWDHPSLEKLWQTTARYGIPYFANFINSDLHPDDARSMCCRLRLDTRELAKRGGGLFGANPLTGSIGVVTINMAALGYQAEDKTDFFKRLDKLMLLAKISLETKRKVLENFTEKGLYPYIRFYLRAIHDRFQHYWENHFSTIGLIGVNEACLNLLGVDIGSEQGHVFSLRILEHMRTRLQEFQAETGNQYNLEATPAEGTGHRLAKLDAKRFPAMRASLTCTGEEKIPIYTNSTQLPVNYTDDIFTLLDHQDPLQTKYTGGTVVHCFVGDSAIDPQAVKSFIKTVCTQYRLPYFTLTPTFSICPDHGYLTGEQPTCPHCGSSTEIYSRVVGYLRPVQHWHEGKQAEFAARVSYENNF